A region of the Chryseobacterium cucumeris genome:
GGGATCAGGTAAAAGAACTTCTCGATGACGGACAGGCAGTAGGATTGAAAATGGATTGCTATCATCTGGAATATTTCTCAAATCCTTTCCATTTTGCAGGACATTATGCCGCCATTTATGGTTATGATGATGAAAATGCTTTCCTGATTGATACCAGACAACAAGGCGGACAAGTACAAACATCTTTAAAAAGTCTGGCTATGGCCCGTTCTGAAAAAGGCCCGATGGCTTCCAAAAATATGTATTATACCCTCAGGAACACAGACAGAAAATTTGATCTGGAAAAAGCCATATCCGCCGCAATCAGAAATAATGCGGCCGAATACCTAAATCCACCCATTACCAATATTTCTTACAAAGGGATTTTAAAAACAAGTACTGAAATTGTCAAATGGTTCAATACAAGTAAAGATATTGAAGGAGAATTTAAGCAAGCGGCTTTACTAATGGAAAAAGCAGGAACCGGAGGTGCATTGTTCAGAAATTTATACCGTGATTTTTTGAAAGAAAGCTATGAACTCCTTCAGCTTGATCCTTTAAAATCAGGCTATGAAGCCTTCACTGAAATTGCCGGACTCTGGACAAATGTGTCTCAGCTGTTTGAAAAAGTAAGCCAGACAAAGGAAATTCAATATATTCATCAGGCTTCGGATATTTTAAAAGAGATATCTGGAAAAGAAAAAAGAACTATGGAGATATTGACAACTTTATAGCTGGAAAAGAAACGGGTACTCCTGTTATAATAAATTCACAAAATAATGAATAATATTAACACCCATCAACAAATCGATAAATAAAAACATACAAACACATAAAAAAAGCTAAAACAATAGATTATTAGTAAATTATATCGCGATTATATGAAAATAATTTATATTTTTATATAATAAATTTTAAATAATACAATGATGAAAAATCTAAAATTAATTGCAATCGCATTAGGGATGCTATCTCTGTCTTCATGTAACAGAAATGAAGAAGAACAAAATACTCAGCAGCCTAAGCAGGAAAATCAGGCAATGCGTTCCTTAGGAGCAATCCTGGTAGATGACAAAACTTACAGTTCATTTGCTAAAGCTGATATAGATGCATTAGCTATGAAATTCAAAGGCAAATCGGCAGAAACGCTTATAGCTTCTATTCCATCAAGTTATACCATACCCAACACTCCTCCAATAGCAAATCAGGGACAGGAAGGTTCATGCGTTGCATTTGCTACAGCTTATGCCGCTGCAAGTATTCTGGAATATAATTTTA
Encoded here:
- a CDS encoding BtrH N-terminal domain-containing protein: MKIENIKPFNGQHCETTATGTLLHQIGIELSEPMLFGLGEGLGFIYWNMKTMDFPFIGGRIKPDLLTQNLARNLNLELTIKETSSQQKAWDQVKELLDDGQAVGLKMDCYHLEYFSNPFHFAGHYAAIYGYDDENAFLIDTRQQGGQVQTSLKSLAMARSEKGPMASKNMYYTLRNTDRKFDLEKAISAAIRNNAAEYLNPPITNISYKGILKTSTEIVKWFNTSKDIEGEFKQAALLMEKAGTGGALFRNLYRDFLKESYELLQLDPLKSGYEAFTEIAGLWTNVSQLFEKVSQTKEIQYIHQASDILKEISGKEKRTMEILTTL